The sequence ACATCTTTCGTAAATAAGTAAATGAGTCACCTTTTAGATTTATCATTATCTTCCTCTTTTCTCAGCCATATCTACATGACCTCTATGTTTTATATTATATATTCGTACATATTTTCATAACGTTTATATTTTTCTTAAATAAAAAAAATTAATTGTTGTACAACTACATTCTTATGTGCTCTACAACAATTTTCATCATAGCATCATATTCCCTTTTATTTATGCTTAAGCTCTACTTTAATTTTCCTATATCACTGAAAGGAAATACTTTAAATTGTGCCTTTCCCTCTATATCAGCCCAATCTATATATGGATCATCCCAATACCTAGAATCAGCAGACCTTAATCTATTATCACCTAGAAAGAAGTACTTGCCTTTTGGGACAGTATAACTTCCACCAAGCGTGTCTGGTTGCCCAATATAGTTTTCTTCAAGCTTAGTTCCATTTACACTCACAACACCAGCTTTAATCTCTACCTTGTCCCCTGGAAGTCCTATTAACCTCTTAATCATTGTTTCATCCTTTTCTTTAGACTTAAAAACAATTATATCTTGACGTTTCAATTTATCTTTGTTATAAATTCTGGTTACTATAAGTCTATCTCCCACATTTAAGGTTGGAACCATCGATTCTGATGGAATTTTAGCAATAAAAAATGCAAACTTATTTATTAGTAACACTAATATTAAAGCTGTCAATAAAGGAATAATCCAATCCTTTAAAATTGATGGTTTGCCTTCTTGCCCATCCTTAGATTTATCCCCATCAGCTATATTTTTATACTCTTCTTGGTTTCTCATACACTGCTTCCCCTTTCATAAAACTGGATTAATCATTAAATGCTAGACCTATACCACCACAAATTAGATTAAAAACATTAATTTAAAATTCCAAAATAAATTACTCACATATAATTATATAACTAAAAAAAGTTAAACACTAGGGGTTATTTATATTCGAAACCAACTATCTTCATATAACTGCCACCTATACAGAAACCATATGAAAACTCCCTTAAATGACATATAATGTAATAAAGGAGGGAGAAAAAATGCAAGTATCTGTTAAAATTGATGAAACTATAGACGAAATTCAAGTGGAAATCCATACAAAAGAAATTAATGAAGAGGTTAACTCAATCTTAGATAAATTATATGAAAAAAACGTCACATTAAAAGGTACTTACGATAATAAAGTTCATCTATTGAATGCCAGCAAAATTTATGAAATATACAGTGAAAATAAAAAGATTATTGCACGTCAAAAAGAAAAATTATTTATGCTAAAATACACTCTTTACGAGTTAGAAGAACTTCTAAAATCAGAAAACTTTATTAGAATCTCCAATTCAGCTATAGTAAACATTTCTTATATAGAAAGTTTTCAAGCTATGCACAATGGACTACTATGTATTAATTTTAATGATAATACAAAGGAATATGTTTCTAGAAGGTATCTGAAAAAAATCAAAGAAAAATTAAGTTTTTGAGGTGAATGTATATGATAAAATCAATTTTAAAAAGAGGATTATTAGGAATTTTAATTAGCATTTCACTAACTGTAATTGTACTATTAGCTATCTTGTTACTTAACGGGTATAGTTCCATTACTTTAGATATAACCATTCTAACAAAATACTTCACAAGTTCTGTTATAATTGGTTTTATTGCCTTTGCAGGTAGTGTTTTGTTTGATATTGAAAAGTGGTCATTAATCATTCGTACTCTAGTGCATTTTGTTATTACTTATATACCAATCATTCATTTTATTAAATATGCAGGTTGGATTCCTAACTCTACATTATATCAAGCTGAATTCCTAAGCTTGTATGTTCTTTTTTATATATTGCACTTTTTTTGGTATGTCACTAACAACAAAAAGGATGCAGCTTATTTAAATGAACAATTGCAAAAAATTGGTGTTAAGAAATAAAACAAAATCCTATAACAATTACCTTTGTTCAGTATTTGTTATAGGATTTTGTTTACTAATTTCTTAAACTATAAACTTTAAGCAAAATATTTTTAAAATCATATCTCTATTTAATTTCTTTCTTTATCCCCTTATCTATATCGTATGAATACCTTTTTAGTTGTTTATTATTATTTGATTGTTCTGTTATGAGGACTTGCTTATTATCTTCTGACCATTTTATATCTTGTAGTCTGTTGCCCTCTTCAAGACTTATATAGTTTGTTTCATTTGATTTTTTATTTACTAATTTTATTATTTTCTCATTATGATATATTATGTAGTTATGGTCCTTAGACTCCAGTTTATTTTGCAACTCCTTATTTTCCTTCAATGCACTGTTATCTAAATAAGTTACCTGAAACTTATAATTATCTACTAAATAATACTTATCTAAAAAAGTTAAAACTGCTATTTGCACTATTAGTGAACCCAATACTATTAATCCTACTTTTTTTTCAATCTTCATTTTCATCGTATTGCCCCCTATTTCACTATTATAGCTGATGATAAGTGTCTCAATTCTGATTGTTTAGATGGTGTATTAACTAGTTGTCCATCTTTATACATTATGACAGAGTTACCCCCATCAAGGTTCATAGCATTTACAGCCCCTAAATCTAACATAAGCTGTTGAGCTTCATTTAAAGTAGCACAAATCATAGAATTTAAATGCCCTGTTAGCACCATTAAAATTATAGATCCATCTTGCTTCTGACCAATTAGTGCCTTCGGATTCATTGCACTTCCACCTCCCCAGGCTATATCATTCTCTATAGGTATGGCTTTCCCATCTTTAATTAAAACTGGACCAAAACTAATAGCTTCTTGTACATTCATTTTTTTCAACTCTTCAAATGTATATTTGCCTACTATTAATAAACCTTGCTTATTTATTGCTCCTAAGCACAATCTATTAAAATCTACCTTATCCTCTGACTTTGGATATATAAGTCTTCCTTCAGACATTATAATTCCAAGAGGCTTATTTTTATTAGTACCAATATCCTGTGAAAAGCCACCTCCATTAATTCCGCAGATAGCACTATTCTTATTAACTATTTTCTCTATAAGTTCTCCTTTTGTACCACCTTCTTCTGATGCTGCAACCTTAACTCTTCTAGGATTGTGTATAATCAAACAATATCCAGTATATCTAGAATTATTAATCTTAACGAAATCTATAGCATTATCATTATTTTTTGGTATTTGCACAATACTTGTGTTTTCTTTATCAGCTGAAACCTTTTTGTCCTCACTGTTTAAAATATCTTTAATTTTTTCATCTGATAAAAATTTGGTTGCTAGCCATTGATGACTTGTTGTGCACATTGCTGATGCCACATATACCTTTCTAGCATTTTTGAAAAATGGTGTATATAGCAACAACATTGGAAATGTCACTAAAGTTACTATTAAGAAAATCCCTATATACACTACATACTTTTTTAACTTATCCATTTGTATCCCTCCAGAATCACAATCCAAACAACAATTATTAATTGTTGTGTTGATATTTAAAACTACTACTCATTTCATAAAACTGGCTATTTTTAAATTATATACCTTGTGCATAGCACCTTAGTTACAAAAAAGTAAATATAAACCTATAAATATTTAAATATATTTATACATAAAACTATAAAACTATATAAACATTTATAGATAAAATGCGGTGTTGCATCAATTTACGTTAAAAAACCACTTATAAATATTAAAGTTCAAGATACTACTGAACCGTCAATAGTATCTTGAACTTTACTAAACAACAATTTTATTTATTTGAAGCTGGTTTCACTCTAACCCAAATCTCCTCATAACACTTGTCACCATCAAATCTATATATTTCTAAGTCAAATCCTTCAATTATTTCATAAGAGGAATTTGGAGCCCACTCTGTATAAATACGTGCATTCAAATTTTGGGTGGCTTCTGTAACCTTATCTCTTCCATGTTTTTCAGATGTGAATATCGCCCAAGTTGCTGCTGGAACATCTACAACTGTATATCCTTCTGTGTTTGCTTCTGGGGTTTTGAAGGCACAAATCATATATGGAAAAGCTTTATCACTTATATTTCTATATCCACATATAGCATGTATTACCCCTTCTGTTGTCTTTGGATCTTTCCCTAAAGATTTAATTAACCTATCCCCCTGATTTTTCTCACAAAACTTATCCCAAAACTTAGGGACTGTATCATTACATCCCTCATTGTCGAAGATTCCTTCAACTCCATAAACCTGAAATTCTGGTTTTGTCTCAATCCTATAATTCATTTCACTTACTCCTTTAATTGTTATTTGAAAGGAAAGTCTAGGATAGGCTTTTAGCTGTACACCCTCTTCTCTCGCCTTGTTTGGAGTGATTCCATGTATACTATGGAATGCTCTTGAGAAAGATACTGGTGAATCATATCCATATTTCATTGCTAAATCAATAATCTTTATATCACTGTTTTGCAATTCAAAAGCTGCCTTGGTTAACCGTCTTCGTCTTATATACTCAGCAAGAGTAATGTCAGTTATAAAAGAAAACATCCTTTGAAAGTTATATGATGAACAACATGCTTTTTGTGCAACCACTCCAAAATCAATTTCTTCTGTCAAATTCTCTTCTATATAAGTGAGTGCTTGATTCATTTTTTGTATCCAATCCATGTCCTTCCCTCCCTTCAACTAAAGTATATAAAAATTTAAGGTAGACTTCGCAACTTAACTTGCACAAATATGTTTATATTGTCAGCAAAAACTTTTTTGAACTTAAATATCTATGTTCCGTATACTTTTATCAACTTATGTTCAAATGAAGCCACTCTTTTAACTTATCTTCTCTTGGTTAAAAGAAACAATCTGTTATACTGATTAAATTGTTGAAAATGTATTTCCTTATAGTCCTCAATAATAAAATACCTTTCTATATATTCTTTCCATTGGCTTGTACTACAATTCCATAGATAAATTCCTTCTGTTTCTTCATAAAGATTATCCCCAATTAATTTACATCCACATTCATCTAGTTGCTCTGCTGACAAATATGGATTTAGCTTTAATAATAATTTTCCTTTTGGTTTAAGTATTCTGCTAACATTTTCTATAACAACTTCAGCATCCTCAGGCGTAATATTGTCAACTATATTAGATAGTATTGCTCCATCAAAACAATTCTCTTCAATTCCTCTTAACTCTTCTACTCCACCACAACAAAATTCCACTACATCATCTAAATTGTTTAATCTCGCTGTAGCCTTGCCTAACTCTACTGCCTTTTCAGAAATATCCATTCCTAAACATTTTGATATATTCTTATTAGCTGTGCATCTAAATAAAATTGCACCGCTTCCGCAACCATAGTCCAAAATATTTGTTGTCCCGTCAGTTAACCACTTAATTCCACCTTCTAAATCCTCATGAAGCCTTGTTTCATCATTATAATGCTTTGGAGTTTGATCACCAAATATGTTATTCCAAAACGAAATAGTCTCATTATAATTATTCATTTTCCCCTCCTAAAAACACATAAATTTATATTTATGTTTATATTATACATCAATTTTAGATTTTGAAGTAAAAGTATTCTCACTAAAATGCAACCAACTTCTTACTTCCCATATTTCCTTTTACTTGCGCAAGTCACATAATAAAGATATTTGATTTTTGGACGCATCTTCTGTAAAATACTAGATAAAAGCCCAAATGTGCGTATTTAATAGTATTTATCATTAGACTAAAAGTAAGGAGATTTTCGACATGAAAAAAAGACTTATAATTACAATATGCACTTTGATTGTATTAATAGCAGCACTCATAGCTGCCTTTAAGATAACTAATATTATTAGAAATAAAAATACTAATAAGAATGACGTATTTAGCACAAAAGCAAATTCAAAAAATGCAAAAATTATAGGGAATATATCTGAAACTGAAAAAGAAAAAGTAATTAAACTCACAGAAAAAGTTGCTAACCTTACAATGAACCTAAATTATAATAATTTCACATTAGAATTGCATGATAAAGTTCTCAATGATTACTGTCGTTTAGAGCATCACGTAAGTAATGAAGAAATTGCAAGAGATATAGACAGCTATAAGAAAGATAAACAGATTGATACTCTTCAAAGCATTGATATTCAAACACTAACTAAGACTCCTGAGAATTTCATTGATGTGAAACTTAGTGTAAAAATTCATATAACTTATGATTCTAATCGTAAAGAACGTATTGTAACTTATCACCAAAATTATGTTTTCAATAAAGATAATATGATTTGTAAGGCTAGATTAGATGATTAAAAACTAACTAAAAATGGATCGGCAAAATCAGATAATAGGCTTAATTTTAATGAAAATACAAAATTAGTGGATTTCAACATCACTATTCATAATACAAAAGACCTAAGAAAAGCAACTGCTTTTCTTAGGTCTTTTAGTTTGTGAGATGGACAACTACTCAAGTTCATGAATAAACAGCCCACTTCTCAACTTTGGTTCAAACCATGTTGATTTTGGAGGCATAACCTTCCCCATGTCTGCTACATCAATTATATCTTGCATTGTAGTTGGATACATTGAAAAGGCTATCTTCATATCTGAATTTGCTCTTCTTTCAAGTTCCTTCATTCCTCTTATGCCACCTATAAAATCTATTCTCTTATCAGTTCTTGGGTCACCTATATCTAAAATAGGTGATAGTAAGTTATTTTGTAGAATAGCCACATCTAAACTTTCTATTGGGTTACTTTCATCAAAACTCCCACCCTTAGCTTTGAGTGCATACCATTTCTTGTTTAGATACATACCAAATTGGTGCTTATTTTGTGGTTTATAGCTTCCATGATTCTCACAAGGAACCACTTCAAAGGCTTCACTAACTTTATTGATAATTTCCTCTTCTGAGTACCCATTCAAATCTTTTACTACTCTATTATAGTCAAGAATATGCAGTTGTTCTGCTGGAAATAAAACTCCTAAGAAAAAATTAAATTCTTCATTTCCAGTATAATTAGGATTTTCAAGTCTTTTCTTTAAACCAACCTTCACTGCTGAGGCAGCTCTATGATGTCCATCTGCTATATAAAAATTTTCTACAGACTTAAACTTATTGATAATCTCTGCTATTACTTCTTCATTGTCAATTACCCAAACCACATGCTGAATTCCATCTTCAGATACAAAGTCATATTCTGGCTGCTTTTTTGTCCACATATCAATTAATGCATTTATATCTGATTTTCCATTATAGCTTAAGAATATTGGACCTGTATTAGCATTACAATTCTCTACATGATTTATTCGATCCTGTTCCTTTTCAGGTCTTGTAAACTCATGCTTCTTTATCTTGTTTTTTTCATATTCATCAATAGATACACAGCCCACAATACCTGTCTGAGGATGCCCATTCATTACTTGTCTGTAAATATATAAACTAGGATTTTTGTCCTTAATTAAAACTCCTTTTTCAATCATAGAGTTTAAATTTTCCCTTGCCTTCTCATAAACCCTACTATCATAAACATCAATATCTACAGGTAAATCTACCTCTGCTTTATCTACATGAAGGAATGAGTAAGGCTTATCTTTAACCATTTCTCTAGCTTCATCTGAATCCATTACATCATAAGGTAATGCTGCTACGTCCTTTGCTAATTCCTTTGTAGGCCTTATCGCCTTAAATGCCCTTAATATTGCCACCTTTTTTCTCCTCCTTTATGAGAGTTAAACAGTCTTTTATCAAGTGAAACTTGATTCAGGTGGGGTTTGATCCCCATCTGAATCTTAGTTGAACTTATCCAGGAGCGTGCAGCCGTTATCTCCAACTTAAAAAAGTTGGAGTGTTACGGATGCTAGCTATCGGATAAAGTGAACCTTATTCATATGCAACTTAATCTCCATCTAAACGTTAGTTAACAATTTTTATAGATTGAAGAACTCCTTAATAATATTAACCACTTCTTCTCCTATCTTTTCTTGTGCTTCATTTGTTGAAGCTCCTATATGAGGAGTAACACTAACTTTAGGATGAGATACTAATTCTAAATTCTGTGTTGGCTCCTGCTCAAATACATCTATTCCCGCTCCAGCTACTTTTCCTGAATTTAAAGCTTCTAATAAAGCTGCTTCATCTACGACTTTACCTCTTGCACAATTTATAATATAAGCTCCTTCTTTCATTTTTGCAAATTCTTCCTTGCCTATTAATGAGCCTTGTTTAGCATCATAAGGTACATGTAATGAAATAAAATCTGATTTAGCTAATAATTCATCCAATTTATAATACTCATATTCACTAACCCCAGGAATTTCTCCTATGAAATCAAAATATATAACCTTCATTCCAAGTGCAGCTGCTCTTTTAGCAGTTTCTCTTCCAATTCTTCCGAGTCCTACAACACCAAGAGTTTTCCCTGTGATTTCTGTACCAACATATTTCTTTTTATTCCATTTACCATCCCTCATAGTAACATTGGATATATTAATAAACCTAGCTAAGGCAAAGATATGAGCAATCGCTAGTTCTGCTACTGAAACTGAGCTAGCATTAGGAGTATTCTTTACAATTATTCCATTTTTCACGGCATAATCCACATCTATATTATCTACTCCTACTCCTCCTCTTATTATTAACTTTAATTTGCCACCTAATTCTTTATCAAGTACAGCCTTATTTATTTTTGATGCTGATCTTATTACCACTGCATCAAATTCTTTTAATGCTTCCCCAAGTTCTTCTTGTTCAAAATGTCTTTCTATAACTTCTATGCCAAGATCTTTAAGCTGCTCAACTGCATTTTTCTGCAATCCATCTGCTATCAAAACTTTCTTCATATTTAAAAACCCCCACAAATTACTTATTGCTTTTCCACAAATTTATTCTAATGCAAGTATTTCATTTATATTTAATAAAAGTTCTTTTACGTCTGCTACTGTCATATCTGCCATATGAGCTATTCTAAAAGTTTTTTCTTTTAAAT comes from Clostridium sp. TW13 and encodes:
- the lepB gene encoding signal peptidase I; translation: MRNQEEYKNIADGDKSKDGQEGKPSILKDWIIPLLTALILVLLINKFAFFIAKIPSESMVPTLNVGDRLIVTRIYNKDKLKRQDIIVFKSKEKDETMIKRLIGLPGDKVEIKAGVVSVNGTKLEENYIGQPDTLGGSYTVPKGKYFFLGDNRLRSADSRYWDDPYIDWADIEGKAQFKVFPFSDIGKLK
- a CDS encoding LytTR family DNA-binding domain-containing protein — its product is MQVSVKIDETIDEIQVEIHTKEINEEVNSILDKLYEKNVTLKGTYDNKVHLLNASKIYEIYSENKKIIARQKEKLFMLKYTLYELEELLKSENFIRISNSAIVNISYIESFQAMHNGLLCINFNDNTKEYVSRRYLKKIKEKLSF
- a CDS encoding DUF3021 domain-containing protein: MIKSILKRGLLGILISISLTVIVLLAILLLNGYSSITLDITILTKYFTSSVIIGFIAFAGSVLFDIEKWSLIIRTLVHFVITYIPIIHFIKYAGWIPNSTLYQAEFLSLYVLFYILHFFWYVTNNKKDAAYLNEQLQKIGVKK
- a CDS encoding phosphodiester glycosidase family protein translates to MDKLKKYVVYIGIFLIVTLVTFPMLLLYTPFFKNARKVYVASAMCTTSHQWLATKFLSDEKIKDILNSEDKKVSADKENTSIVQIPKNNDNAIDFVKINNSRYTGYCLIIHNPRRVKVAASEEGGTKGELIEKIVNKNSAICGINGGGFSQDIGTNKNKPLGIIMSEGRLIYPKSEDKVDFNRLCLGAINKQGLLIVGKYTFEELKKMNVQEAISFGPVLIKDGKAIPIENDIAWGGGSAMNPKALIGQKQDGSIILMVLTGHLNSMICATLNEAQQLMLDLGAVNAMNLDGGNSVIMYKDGQLVNTPSKQSELRHLSSAIIVK
- a CDS encoding AraC family transcriptional regulator, whose translation is MDWIQKMNQALTYIEENLTEEIDFGVVAQKACCSSYNFQRMFSFITDITLAEYIRRRRLTKAAFELQNSDIKIIDLAMKYGYDSPVSFSRAFHSIHGITPNKAREEGVQLKAYPRLSFQITIKGVSEMNYRIETKPEFQVYGVEGIFDNEGCNDTVPKFWDKFCEKNQGDRLIKSLGKDPKTTEGVIHAICGYRNISDKAFPYMICAFKTPEANTEGYTVVDVPAATWAIFTSEKHGRDKVTEATQNLNARIYTEWAPNSSYEIIEGFDLEIYRFDGDKCYEEIWVRVKPASNK
- a CDS encoding class I SAM-dependent methyltransferase encodes the protein MNNYNETISFWNNIFGDQTPKHYNDETRLHEDLEGGIKWLTDGTTNILDYGCGSGAILFRCTANKNISKCLGMDISEKAVELGKATARLNNLDDVVEFCCGGVEELRGIEENCFDGAILSNIVDNITPEDAEVVIENVSRILKPKGKLLLKLNPYLSAEQLDECGCKLIGDNLYEETEGIYLWNCSTSQWKEYIERYFIIEDYKEIHFQQFNQYNRLFLLTKRR
- a CDS encoding DUF1015 domain-containing protein, yielding MAILRAFKAIRPTKELAKDVAALPYDVMDSDEAREMVKDKPYSFLHVDKAEVDLPVDIDVYDSRVYEKARENLNSMIEKGVLIKDKNPSLYIYRQVMNGHPQTGIVGCVSIDEYEKNKIKKHEFTRPEKEQDRINHVENCNANTGPIFLSYNGKSDINALIDMWTKKQPEYDFVSEDGIQHVVWVIDNEEVIAEIINKFKSVENFYIADGHHRAASAVKVGLKKRLENPNYTGNEEFNFFLGVLFPAEQLHILDYNRVVKDLNGYSEEEIINKVSEAFEVVPCENHGSYKPQNKHQFGMYLNKKWYALKAKGGSFDESNPIESLDVAILQNNLLSPILDIGDPRTDKRIDFIGGIRGMKELERRANSDMKIAFSMYPTTMQDIIDVADMGKVMPPKSTWFEPKLRSGLFIHELE
- a CDS encoding D-2-hydroxyacid dehydrogenase, which gives rise to MKKVLIADGLQKNAVEQLKDLGIEVIERHFEQEELGEALKEFDAVVIRSASKINKAVLDKELGGKLKLIIRGGVGVDNIDVDYAVKNGIIVKNTPNASSVSVAELAIAHIFALARFINISNVTMRDGKWNKKKYVGTEITGKTLGVVGLGRIGRETAKRAAALGMKVIYFDFIGEIPGVSEYEYYKLDELLAKSDFISLHVPYDAKQGSLIGKEEFAKMKEGAYIINCARGKVVDEAALLEALNSGKVAGAGIDVFEQEPTQNLELVSHPKVSVTPHIGASTNEAQEKIGEEVVNIIKEFFNL